In Deinococcus reticulitermitis, a single genomic region encodes these proteins:
- a CDS encoding twin-arginine translocase TatA/TatE family subunit gives MSFGPLEIILIVLAIALLFGAKKLPELMKGMGQGVREFRNEVKAPEQTQDGAVHTTTVSAQVPPVVDVPSRQLDPVTGTPVVQEAAAQPPERR, from the coding sequence ATGTCATTTGGACCGCTTGAAATCATCCTGATCGTTCTCGCCATCGCCCTGCTGTTCGGCGCCAAGAAGTTGCCGGAACTGATGAAAGGCATGGGTCAGGGCGTGCGCGAATTCCGCAACGAGGTCAAGGCCCCTGAGCAGACCCAGGATGGAGCCGTCCACACCACGACGGTGAGCGCGCAGGTGCCCCCGGTGGTGGACGTGCCCTCGCGTCAGCTCGACCCGGTGACAGGCACTCCCGTGGTCCAGGAGGCGGCCGCTCAGCCTCCCGAGCGCCGCTGA